The Salvia miltiorrhiza cultivar Shanhuang (shh) chromosome 1, IMPLAD_Smil_shh, whole genome shotgun sequence genome has a window encoding:
- the LOC131016472 gene encoding rust resistance kinase Lr10-like — MDSSPPFPSENTGGNKVAAVVLALVIIPVIVVVSCYCAKKTREAIVSELKAVVAPQLPSSIQVWEVDAPTMERFFLELARDQPVRFTAQQMFTFTDNYSTVLGCGGFGKVYKGQFPNGVKIAVKVLNRGGNSSVEEQFMAEVGTIGRTHHINLVKLYGFCYDQFMSALVYEFMEKGSLDKHLFSEARELEWEKLHEIAIGTAKGIAYLHEECQQRIIHYDIKPGNVLLDSNFNPKVADFGLAKLCNRDDTHVSVTGYRGTLGYLAPEFMLKNFPITYKCDVYSFGILLFEIVGRRRNARGGGDAESLDWFPKNVWEEYDKGELMALVESCEIEEKDRIKAERTAKVALWCVQDSPEGRPPMSAVVKMLEGGVEVMPPPKPFHYLFSVGTDVLKRPTGSGSASEYSTSDTANSYWYKETTTPTMSKYEIQVASS; from the exons ATGGACAGCAGCCCACCTTTTCCGAGTGAGAACACAGGAGGAAACAAGGTTGCAG CTGTAGTCCTTGCCTTAGTAATTATACCAGTGATCGTCGTCGTCTCCTGCTACTGTGCCAAGAAGACGAGGGAGGCCATAGTGTCGGAGCTAAAGGCCGTAGTTGCCCCGCAGCTCCCATCAAGCATCCAAGTTTGGGAGGTCGACGCTCCCACCATGGAGAGGTTCTTCCTCGAACTGGCTCGAGACCAGCCCGTTCGTTTCACTGCTCAACAGATGTTCACCTTCACCGACAACTACTCCACGGTGTTAGGCTGCGGGGGCTTCGGCAAGGTGTACAAGGGGCAGTTCCCCAACGGCGTCAAGATCGCCGTCAAAGTCCTCAACCGGGGCGGAAACAGCAGCGTCGAGGAGCAGTTCATGGCTGAGGTGGGAACGATTGGGAGGACTCATCATATAAATCTGGTGAAGTTGTACGGATTCTGTTACGACCAGTTCATGAGCGCCCTCGTTTACGAGTTCATGGAGAAGGGATCGCTAGACAAGCATTTGTTCAGCGAAGCTCGAGAACTGGAGTGGGAGAAACTGCATGAGATTGCGATTGGGACGGCCAAGGGGATCGCCTACTTGCACGAGGAGTGCCAGCAGAGGATCATTCATTACGACATAAAGCCAGGGAATGTGCTTCTCGACTCGAATTTCAACCCTAAGGTTGCAGATTTCGGCCTAGCTAAGCTCTGCAACAGGGACGACACGCATGTGAGTGTCACCGGGTATAGAGGCACGCTAGGGTACCTAGCCCCTGAGTTTATGCTGAAGAATTTCCCCATAACCTACAAATGCGATGTGTACAGCTTCGGAATTCTTTTATTCGAGATAGTTGGAAGGAGGAGAAATGCAAGAGGCGGAGGAGATGCGGAGAGTCTCGACTGGTTCCCCAAGAACGTCTGGGAAGAGTACGACAAGGGTGAGCTGATGGCATTGGTGGAATCTTGTGAGATTGAGGAGAAAGATAGGATCAAAGCTGAGAGAACGGCTAAGGTGGCGTTGTGGTGCGTCCAAGACTCACCAGAGGGCAGACCACCGATGAGTGCTGTGGTGAAGATGCTCGAAGGAGGAGTGGAAGTCATGCCACCACCTAAACCGTTCCACTACCTGTTCTCAGTCGGGACCGATGTGCTCAAACGACCAACTGGCTCTGGGAGCGCATCTGAATATTCAACAAGTGATACGGCAAACTCATATTGGTACAAGGAGACCACCACTCCTACCATGTCCAAGTACGAAATACAAGTTGCCTCTTCATAG
- the LOC131016481 gene encoding pentatricopeptide repeat-containing protein At1g62350, which translates to MWRLGRNLLRHQLHVRYAASGAASSPSLSIWRRRKEMGKEGLMVAKELKRLQCHPGRFDRFMKAHVSRLLKSDLVAVLAEFQRQNLVSLSMKLYDVVRKEIWYRPDMFFYRDMLMMLARNKKVDEARMVWNDLKGEEVHFDQHTFGDLVRAFLDNGLPDEAMWIYNEMRSSPDRPLSLPYRVILKGLISYPELREKVKDDFADLFPDMIVYDPPEDLFSDDGHSVTECEED; encoded by the exons ATGTGGCGTCTAGGGCGGAATCTACTACGGCACCAGCTGCATGTAAGGTACGCAGCGAGCGGGGCGGCATCCAGCCCGAGCCTGTCGATATGGCGGCGGAGGAAGGAGATGGGGAAGGAGGGATTGATGGTGGCGAAGGAGCTCAAGCGCCTCCAGTGCCACCCGGGGCGGTTCGACCGCTTCATGAAGGCTCATGTTTCCCGCCTCCTCAAGTCCGACCTCGTTGCGGTGCTTGCCGAGTTTCAGCGCCAAAACCTCGTTTCCCTCTCGATGAAG CTGTATGATGTGGTGCGGAAGGAAATATGGTATCGGCCTGATATGTTTTTCTATCGCGATATGCTAATGATGCTTGCCAGAAACAAAAAGGTTGATGAAGCTAGGATGGTTTGGAATGATTTGAAGGGGGAGGAAGTTCATTTTGATCAGCATACCTTTGGAGATCTTGTCAGAGCCTTTTTGGACAATGGATTGCCAGATGAAGCAATGTGGATATACAATGAAATGAGAAGTTCACCTGACCGCCCACTGTCGTTGCCTTATCGAGTCATATTAAAAGGGCTAATCTCGTACCCTGAATTGAGGGAGAAGGTGAAGGATGACTTTGCGGACCTCTTCCCTGACATGATTGTTTATGATCCTCCAGAGGACCTTTTCAGTGATGATGGCCATTCAGTAACGGAGTGCGAAGAGGATTAG
- the LOC131010680 gene encoding uncharacterized protein LOC131010680 yields MWTSHPNFMDVVADSWNMGVDVRCPMLSVMLKLKRLKGVLRNWNKSVFGNVDSAIDQTQRDLEDIQATIADLGYNDSRFDAEVSCEAKLNRFLSQKSSLLQQKSRVTWLTDGDKNTSFFHNMLKFRKDKLHIGHLRIGNDIVYDSNVIEQHIIGHFSSLFTNGDSHVVELAAIEANVDMVITEEQNRGLIVIPDDMEITAAVFSLDGKSSPGPDGFSGLFFQNSWSLIKNDMIKAVQSFFLHTSLPAGCNSNTLILIPKKDLVDSVSDLRPIVLANFLFKIISKVLASRLSSIAAASVSPNQFGFISGRSIHDCIAMGSEGFNTMNRVNRGSNFACKIDIHKAFDTMRWDFIIAALRTMGYHDQFIRWIEVIFESARISILYNGRLSGYFACSRGVRQGDPLSPILFGIAEDVLSHIIRNCVASRHLVPMGFDRMSDFPTHLLYADDVLIFCRASVRNAKKIKHILDFYGELSGQICSQAKSRIFFGRGVSFAMTQGINRVLGFTQGSLPTTYLGVPLFIGRPRASYFMSIKDRIVQKFSRWKGLQLSMAGRLCLVNSVIRSSIVHSMMVFRWPRSLLHELDRSCRNFIWSGTIDKKPTCAVSWDRCCAPKEEGVLGVRSFAVMNRCYMMKMAWKLLKGEDFVFRILRSRYLNSFGLAKTSVVGSSFWLSVKPEVDELVENSYALVGNGKHTRFWTDDWLGYKICDKIAIPSFMHEFLHQSVADYFFEGVWHFSANFIEHYPEVVVDIITCQLVGEDDGRFWKPSLRGDVTAALAFAQIGHRFPKVNWGSWIWNKVIPVRRSITCWRIIHGRLPTMDKLVRNGLIAPNRCSLCMADAETLNHIFWSCPSVTPIWIEFLTWFQMPHLMACADIHSFLVQTWQASFCSLIQNFWKLGIANILWCIWSLRNKAIFEDRPFEQRRVLAFAKASFKEVDEAFSKLGHTSNLWSDYMITRSIGVSVRAAPPPDFISVSWWPPVEDWIKVNTDGAASGAPGDIATGGVYRDKFCVVRGCFHLKGGKGYAFEAELLAVITAVAIAHSRGWHKLWLEADSLYVVKLLEDRSLAVPWRFYAAWKATLARLNEITFRVSHIFREGNVVADAMANLMQPEGWWPFGIEAIRKLAIADIATHSFSRKVR; encoded by the coding sequence ATGTGGACGTCTCATCCGAACTTCATGGATGTCGTGGCTGATTCTTGGAATATGGGAGTCGATGTGCGATGCCCTATGTTATCTGTTATGTTGAAATTGAAGCGCTTGAAGGGGGTTTTACGTAACTGGAACAAGTCGGTGTTTGGGAACGTGGATTCTGCCATCGACCAAACTCAAAGAGACTTGGAAGATATTCAGGCGACTATTGCTGATTTGGGCTATAATGATAGCAGGTTTGATGCGGAAGTCAGTTGTGAAGCTAAGCTTAATAGATTTCTGTCGCAAAAAAGCAGTCTCCTTCAGCAGAAGAGTAGAGTGACGTGGCTCACGGATGGGGATAAAAATACGAGCTTTTTCCATAACATGCTCAAGTTTAGAAAAGATAAGCTTCATATTGGGCACCTGCGGATTGGCAATGATATTGTTTATGATTCGAACGTCATAGAGCAGCATATTATTGGTCATTTCTCCTCGTTATTCACTAACGGGGACTCTCATGTGGTGGAGTTGGCAGCTATCGAAGCTAACGTGGATATGGTTATCACGGAGGAACAGAATAGAGGGCTAATTGTAATTCCGGATGACATGGAGATTACTGCGGCTGTCTTTAGTTTGGATGGAAAGAGTTCTCCTGGACCGGATGGGTTTTCCGGGTTGTTTTTTCAAAACTCCTGGAGTCTGATCAAGAATGACATGATAAAGGCGGTACAGAGCTTCTTCCTGCACACGTCCTTGCCTGCGGGGTGTAATTCTAACACTTTGATTTTGATTCCGAAAAAAGATCTGGTGGACTCGGTTTCTGATCTTAGGCCCATTGTCTTGGCTAATTTTCTGTTCAAAATCATCTCCAAGGTCCTTGCTTCAAGGCTCAGTTCAATTGCGGCTGCTTCCGTTTCCCCAaatcagtttggttttatttcGGGGAGATCTATTCATGATTGCATCGCGATGGGTTCGGAAGGTTTCAATACTATGAATCGTGTTAATCGCGGATCGAACTTTGCCTGTAAAATCGACATCCATAAGGCTTTTGACACCATGCGTTGGGACTTTATTATTGCTGCTCTCCGTACTATGGGGTACCATGATCAGTTCATTCGCTGGATCGAGGTGATCTTTGAGTCGGCTCGTATCTCTATTTTGTATAATGGGAGGCTTAGTGGTTACTTCGCCTGCTCTCGTGGGGTTAGGCAGGGAGATCCTTTATCCCCTATCCTTTTTGGTATCGCCGAGGATGTTCTTAGCCACATTATCCGGAATTGCGTTGCTTCGCGTCATTTGGTGCCCATGGGCTTTGACAGAATGTCGGATTTTCCTACTCATTTACTCTATGCTGACGATGTGCTTATTTTTTGCCGTGCTTCTGTCAGGAATGCGAAGAAAATTAAACATATCTTGGATTTCTATGGGGAGCTTTCGGGTCAAATTTGCAGCCAAGCGAAGTCGAGAATTTTCTTTGGTCGTGGGGTTTCGTTTGCTATGACGCAGGGAATTAATAGGGTCTTGGGCTTCACTCAGGGATCTCTACCGACCACGTATTTGGGCGTCCCTCTCTTTATTGGGAGACCGCGCGCTTCTTATTTCATGAGCATCAAAGACAGGATTGTGCAGAAATTTTCTAGATGGAAGGGATTACAGTTGTCCATGGCGGGGCGTCTCTGTCTGGTTAACTCGGTTATTAGAAGCTCTATTGTTCACTCGATGATGGTCTTTCGCTGGCCAAGATCGCTGCTCCATGAACTGGATAGAAGTTGCCGCAATTTCATTTGGTCGGGCACCATCGATAAAAAGCCTACCTGTGCCGTGAGCTGGGATCGTTGTTGCGCCCCCAAGGAGGAAGGAGTCCTCGGCGTTCGGTCTTTCGCTGTGATGAATCGCTGCTACATGATGAAAATGGCTTGGAAGCTGTTAAAGGGTGAGGATTTTGTTTTCAGAATTCTCCGATCTCGCTATCTGAATAGTTTTGGCTTGGCAAAGACGTCGGTGGTGGGATCTTCGTTTTGGTTGAGTGTTAAGCCGGAGGTTGATGAGTTAGTGGAGAATTCTTATGCTCTGGTGGGTAATGGGAAGCACACTCGCTTTTGGACGGACGACTGGCTCGGTTACAAAATTTGTGATAAGATTGCCATTCCTTCTTTCATGCATGAGTTTTTGCATCAATCGGTGGCGGACTACTTTTTCGAAGGTGTTTGGCATTTCTCAGCGAATTTCATCGAGCACTATCCTGAGGTGGTGGTGGATATCATTACCTGTCAGCTTGTTGGGGAGGACGATGGTCGATTTTGGAAACCATCTCTCCGTGGAGATGTGACTGCGGCTTTGGCCTTCGCTCAAATTGGCCATCGTTTCCCTAAAGTCAATTGGGGTTCTTGGATTTGGAATAAAGTTATTCCGGTAAGGCGGTCGATCACCTGCTGGCGTATCATTCATGGACGCCTTCCAACAATGGACAAATTGGTCAGGAATGGTCTTATTGCTCCAAATCGCTGCAGTTTGTGCATGGCGGATGCGGAGACTCTCAACCACATTTTCTGGAGTTGTCCTAGTGTGACTCCAATCTGGATTGAGTTCCTCACGTGGTTTCAAATGCCACACCTTATGGCTTGTGCAGACATCCACTCTTTCTTGGTACAGACTTGGCAAGCCTCTTTCTGTTCTCTTATTCAGAATTTTTGGAAGTTGGGGATTGCTAATATTCTGTGGTGTATTTGGTCGTTACGCAATAAAGCGATTTTTGAGGATCGACCCTTTGAGCAGCGGCGCGTTTTAGCGTTCGCAAAGGCTTCCTTCAAAGAGGTGGATGAGGCGTTCTCTAAACTTGGTCATACTTCTAATTTATGGTCTGATTATATGATCACTCGCTCTATCGGAGTCTCGGTGCGTGCTGCCCCGCCTCCGGATTTTATTAGCGTCAGCTGGTGGCCGCCTGTGGAGGATTGGATCAAGGTCAATACGGACGGGGCAGCGTCGGGTGCCCCGGGAGACATCGCAACTGGGGGGGTTTATCGTGACAAGTTTTGTGTCGTTAGAGGCTGTTTTCACTTGAAAGGTGGCAAGGGTTATGCTTTTGAGGCGGAACTTCTGGCGGTTATTACCGCGGTCGCCATTGCGCACTCGAGAGGGTGGCACAAACTTTGGTTGGAAGCGGATTCGTTATACGTGGTGAAGCTGCTGGAAGATCGCTCGTTGGCGGTTCCTTGGCGTTTTTATGCGGCTTGGAAGGCCACTTTAGCTAGACTCAACGAGATCACTTTTCGTGTCTCTCATATTTTCCGTGAAGGGAATGTCGTCGCTGATGCTATGGCTAATTTAATGCAGCCGGAGGGCTGGTGGCCGTTTGGGATTGAGGCCATTCGAAAGCTTGCTATTGCTGACATCGCAACGCATAGTTTCTCTAGGAAGGTTCGGTGA